One genomic segment of Microbacterium maritypicum includes these proteins:
- the fliE gene encoding flagellar hook-basal body complex protein FliE gives MASLAGIEAISSGFTLSAPAPASAKATDDTAFASSVTGAIDELRSLQSESDTLKVAAVTGDLDDIHSAMIASSRAAVTLELVAAVRNKGVDAFNEIMRMQA, from the coding sequence ATGGCCTCACTCGCCGGCATCGAAGCCATCTCCTCCGGGTTCACGCTCTCAGCGCCCGCCCCCGCATCGGCGAAGGCCACCGACGACACCGCCTTCGCGAGCAGCGTCACCGGTGCCATCGACGAGCTGCGGTCGCTGCAGTCCGAGTCGGACACGCTCAAGGTCGCCGCAGTCACCGGCGACCTCGATGACATCCACTCCGCGATGATCGCGTCCTCCCGCGCGGCCGTCACCCTCGAACTCGTCGCCGCCGTGCGCAACAAGGGCGTCGACGCGTTCAACGAGATCATGCGGATGCAAGCCTGA
- a CDS encoding flagellar basal body rod protein FlgC, with amino-acid sequence MTFDAIGIAGTGLTVHRKWLDAISDNIANINTAAPSDGAAFRARYILAQTSDQSPGVYVAGTAQGSAQGRLVHQPDHPLADADGYVRYPDIDLGDQMSQLILAQRGYQASAAIVDRARNSYESALQIGRS; translated from the coding sequence ATGACCTTCGATGCGATCGGCATCGCCGGCACCGGACTGACGGTGCACCGCAAGTGGCTCGACGCCATCAGCGACAACATCGCCAACATCAACACCGCCGCTCCGAGCGACGGTGCGGCGTTCCGTGCCCGGTACATCCTCGCCCAGACGAGCGATCAGTCGCCCGGCGTCTACGTGGCCGGCACCGCGCAGGGCAGCGCGCAGGGACGCCTCGTGCACCAGCCCGACCATCCCCTCGCGGACGCGGACGGCTACGTGCGCTACCCCGATATCGATCTGGGTGACCAGATGAGCCAGCTCATCCTCGCCCAGCGCGGCTACCAGGCCAGCGCGGCCATCGTGGACCGCGCACGCAACTCCTACGAATCCGCCCTGCAGATCGGACGCAGCTGA
- a CDS encoding FliI/YscN family ATPase, whose product MSVWAAVREAVRPERIGEVSQVRGLSVQVRGLEGAVGDVVALDGVDAEVVAIGEGGLRCMPLAPVAGLTVGAPVRSRGGALRVPTGAALLGRVLDGLGRPIDGKGPLTGAVPVSLDHAPPSIMGRDRIDSPLPLGVRALDTLVSVGRGQRVGLFAGSGVGKSSLLSMIARGTEAEVTVIALVGERGREVREFIEDDLGPEGLARSVVVVSTSDQPAMARIRAAYTATRIAEAFRDDGAHAILMMDSLTRVAMAQREIGLSAGEPPATRGYPPSTFSLLAGLLERAGTDTRGSITGIYTVLVDGDDHNEPIADTVRSILDGHVVLDRALALSGHHPAIDVLGSVSRVAGKVTGPERRAHAATLRAVLAARRRANDLIDIGAYQPGADSRIDAAIAHERAISAFLTQPLDETSEIGESWRRLDDLVASFEGVS is encoded by the coding sequence ATGAGTGTCTGGGCGGCGGTGCGCGAAGCGGTGCGGCCGGAGCGCATCGGCGAGGTGTCGCAGGTGCGCGGACTGAGCGTGCAGGTGCGCGGCCTCGAGGGCGCGGTCGGCGACGTCGTAGCACTCGACGGCGTGGATGCCGAAGTCGTGGCGATCGGCGAGGGTGGACTGCGCTGCATGCCGCTCGCCCCCGTCGCAGGTCTCACGGTCGGCGCCCCCGTGCGGTCACGCGGAGGGGCGCTGCGCGTACCGACCGGTGCTGCTCTGCTCGGACGGGTCCTCGACGGCCTCGGCCGGCCGATCGATGGAAAGGGACCGCTGACGGGCGCCGTCCCGGTGAGCCTCGACCACGCGCCGCCGTCGATCATGGGCCGCGACCGGATCGACTCACCGCTTCCGCTGGGCGTGCGGGCCCTGGACACGCTCGTCAGCGTGGGCCGCGGCCAACGTGTCGGACTCTTCGCCGGGTCAGGGGTCGGAAAGTCCTCCCTGCTGTCGATGATCGCGCGCGGCACCGAGGCGGAGGTCACCGTGATCGCCCTCGTCGGCGAGCGCGGTCGCGAGGTGCGCGAGTTCATCGAAGACGACCTGGGACCGGAAGGGCTCGCCCGCTCCGTCGTCGTGGTCTCGACATCGGACCAGCCGGCCATGGCGCGCATCCGTGCGGCGTACACCGCCACGAGGATCGCCGAGGCCTTCCGCGACGACGGGGCCCACGCCATCCTCATGATGGACTCGCTGACCCGCGTGGCGATGGCGCAGCGCGAGATCGGGCTCTCGGCCGGGGAGCCTCCTGCCACCCGCGGCTATCCTCCTTCCACGTTCTCGCTCCTGGCGGGACTGCTCGAACGGGCGGGCACGGACACGCGCGGCTCGATCACCGGCATCTATACCGTGCTCGTCGACGGCGACGACCACAATGAGCCGATCGCCGACACCGTCAGGTCGATCCTCGACGGACACGTCGTGCTCGATCGCGCACTCGCGCTGTCGGGTCACCATCCGGCGATCGATGTGCTCGGCTCCGTGTCGAGGGTGGCCGGCAAGGTCACGGGCCCCGAGCGCAGAGCGCACGCCGCCACGCTCCGAGCCGTGCTCGCGGCCCGTCGTCGTGCGAACGACCTGATCGACATCGGCGCCTATCAGCCCGGAGCGGACTCCCGCATCGACGCGGCGATCGCCCACGAGAGGGCGATCAGCGCCTTCCTCACCCAGCCCCTCGACGAGACGAGCGAGATCGGCGAATCGTGGCGCCGACTCGACGATCTCGTCGCCTCCTTCGAAGGAGTGTCATGA
- a CDS encoding flagellin N-terminal helical domain-containing protein, whose translation MGMQISTNVSALNAYRNLSNTQNDVSKSLEKLSSGFRINRAADDAAGLAISEGLRSQVNGLNVAARNAQDGISVIQTAEGALTEVHSILQRVRDLTAQGANDSNNAKSRDAIQKEINTLGDELTRIAGSTNFNGIKLLSGGDTLTFQVGAGSVAAEDQISVALTDFATLGADIKTLAATMTDAATYGTALAGIDTQIQAVSTARAGYGALQNRFESTINSLNVSAENLAAAESRIRDTDMASEMVKFTSKNILSQAGTAMLAQANQANQGVLQLLR comes from the coding sequence ATGGGTATGCAGATCAGCACGAACGTGTCGGCACTCAACGCCTACCGCAACCTGTCCAACACGCAGAACGACGTGTCGAAGTCGCTCGAGAAGCTCTCCAGCGGCTTCCGCATCAACCGCGCGGCCGACGACGCGGCGGGCCTCGCGATCTCCGAGGGCCTGCGCTCGCAGGTCAACGGTCTGAACGTCGCGGCACGCAACGCCCAGGACGGCATCTCGGTCATCCAGACCGCGGAAGGCGCCCTGACCGAGGTCCACTCGATCCTGCAGCGCGTTCGCGACCTGACCGCTCAGGGTGCGAACGACTCGAACAACGCGAAGTCGCGCGACGCGATCCAGAAGGAGATCAACACCCTCGGTGATGAGCTCACCCGGATCGCCGGCAGCACGAACTTCAACGGCATCAAGCTGCTCTCGGGCGGCGACACGCTGACGTTCCAGGTCGGTGCGGGCTCCGTCGCCGCCGAGGACCAGATCTCGGTCGCCCTGACCGACTTCGCCACCCTCGGTGCCGACATCAAGACGCTCGCGGCGACCATGACGGACGCAGCGACGTACGGCACCGCGCTGGCCGGTATCGACACGCAGATCCAGGCGGTCTCGACCGCACGTGCCGGCTACGGTGCGCTGCAGAACCGCTTCGAGTCGACCATCAACAGCCTCAACGTGTCGGCGGAGAACCTCGCCGCCGCCGAGAGCCGGATCCGCGACACCGACATGGCGTCCGAGATGGTCAAGTTCACGTCGAAGAACATCCTGTCCCAGGCAGGTACGGCGATGCTGGCCCAGGCCAACCAGGCCAACCAGGGCGTTCTCCAGCTCCTGCGCTGA
- a CDS encoding FliH/SctL family protein encodes MSTDAFSPVLFPRLDGREGGEEHARARMRGYADGHAEGFRAGRAEAEVAQRTAEEARTAREAAAARELENAVAALHAAARSLGDRERELTTAAHDQVVRCAIELAELIVVGELSDAGASAAVAARRALYGADPAEIREVRLHPDDLRTLRESADDLAGIALVADDALDRGDAVAVLAHGRIDARVAGALERARHAVVGA; translated from the coding sequence ATGTCTACTGACGCGTTCTCGCCGGTGCTGTTCCCGCGTCTCGACGGACGCGAGGGCGGCGAGGAGCATGCCAGGGCGCGGATGCGCGGCTATGCCGACGGACACGCGGAGGGCTTCCGTGCCGGCCGCGCCGAGGCCGAGGTCGCGCAGCGCACGGCGGAAGAGGCCAGGACCGCCCGCGAGGCGGCTGCGGCTCGGGAGCTCGAGAACGCTGTAGCGGCGCTGCACGCGGCCGCACGTTCGCTGGGCGATCGGGAACGCGAGCTGACCACCGCCGCGCACGACCAGGTGGTGCGCTGTGCGATCGAGCTCGCCGAGCTGATCGTCGTCGGCGAACTCTCCGACGCCGGAGCCTCCGCCGCGGTTGCCGCCCGGCGCGCTCTCTACGGCGCCGACCCCGCCGAGATCCGCGAGGTTCGACTGCACCCGGACGACCTGCGCACACTCCGCGAATCCGCCGACGACCTCGCCGGGATCGCCCTCGTCGCCGATGACGCCCTCGACCGGGGCGACGCCGTCGCGGTCCTGGCCCACGGTCGCATCGATGCCCGTGTCGCGGGCGCGCTCGAGCGCGCCCGCCACGCCGTGGTCGGCGCATGA
- the fliF gene encoding flagellar basal-body MS-ring/collar protein FliF has protein sequence MPQAVTNVFQRIGRVIAGFSLAQRTIAIIGVAVLALGIVALSSWLSRPTYTPLFSGMSASDANAVVEQLRSSSVPYELADGGATVLVPEKDVYDQRLAAASAGLPGSSSGGYSLLDKMGVTTSEFQQSVTFKRAIEGELAATISSIKGVTAASVQLAIPEESVFVSETVDPTASVFVETSGSSTLSPKQVEAIVHLTSAAVSGMKPENVAVVDQSGQTLSAAGVGTTGGIDQQASDYEARVTANVQQMLDTVVGPGNAKVTVVAEIDHSVNERVEETYTPAEGAPPLTEQTRTDTQNGSSSNAGVLGPDNIAVPSADGDGTSESTETSKTNAVNKSTQSTSTPAGSLLRQSVSVAVDAGAGGDLSTAQLSDLVETAAGIDTDRGDSIAVELVSFNQTSSEAAQAALQAAKDAEGAERQAVLLNTLIIAAAIAIPLLAALAALIMRARRRSSADSEFEQLFGARPPALSALDAGATAAIDQSPTTPLAFLETAPDPEPEPAPEPAQVSLERRRAEIDSLTRQDPKRTADLLRTLIDDRQQV, from the coding sequence ATGCCCCAGGCCGTCACCAACGTGTTCCAGCGGATCGGGCGCGTGATCGCGGGCTTCTCGCTCGCGCAGCGCACGATCGCCATCATCGGCGTCGCCGTGCTCGCGCTCGGGATCGTCGCCCTCTCCAGCTGGCTCAGCCGCCCGACGTACACGCCGCTGTTCTCCGGGATGAGCGCCTCGGATGCGAATGCCGTGGTCGAGCAGCTGCGGTCCTCGTCGGTGCCCTACGAGCTGGCCGACGGCGGTGCGACGGTGCTCGTCCCGGAGAAGGACGTCTACGACCAGCGACTCGCCGCCGCGTCGGCAGGGCTCCCCGGCAGCAGCTCCGGCGGCTACTCGCTGCTGGACAAGATGGGCGTCACCACGAGCGAGTTCCAGCAGTCCGTGACCTTCAAGCGCGCGATCGAGGGGGAACTCGCCGCGACGATCTCATCGATCAAGGGCGTGACGGCGGCATCGGTCCAGCTCGCGATCCCCGAGGAGAGCGTCTTCGTCTCGGAGACCGTCGACCCCACCGCCTCCGTGTTCGTGGAGACCTCCGGCAGCTCGACGCTCTCGCCGAAGCAGGTCGAGGCGATCGTGCACCTGACCTCCGCAGCGGTGAGCGGCATGAAGCCGGAGAACGTCGCCGTCGTGGACCAGAGCGGTCAGACCCTCTCGGCCGCGGGAGTCGGGACCACCGGCGGCATCGACCAGCAGGCGAGCGACTACGAGGCGCGCGTGACAGCGAACGTGCAGCAGATGCTCGACACCGTCGTCGGACCGGGCAACGCCAAGGTGACCGTCGTCGCCGAGATCGACCACTCCGTCAACGAGCGCGTCGAAGAGACCTACACCCCGGCCGAGGGCGCTCCCCCGCTCACCGAGCAGACCAGGACCGACACGCAGAACGGCTCCAGCTCGAATGCCGGAGTGCTCGGCCCCGACAACATCGCGGTTCCGTCGGCCGACGGCGACGGCACCTCCGAATCCACGGAGACGTCGAAGACCAACGCGGTCAACAAGAGTACGCAGAGCACCTCCACGCCGGCCGGATCCCTGCTTCGTCAGTCGGTCTCGGTCGCGGTCGATGCGGGGGCGGGCGGCGATCTGAGCACGGCGCAGCTGAGCGACCTCGTCGAGACCGCGGCCGGGATCGACACCGACCGCGGCGACTCGATCGCCGTCGAGCTCGTGTCGTTCAACCAGACCAGCTCCGAAGCGGCGCAGGCCGCCCTCCAGGCTGCGAAGGACGCCGAGGGCGCCGAACGCCAGGCCGTGCTGCTGAACACCCTCATCATCGCCGCCGCGATCGCCATCCCGCTGCTCGCCGCCCTCGCCGCCCTGATCATGCGTGCCCGCCGACGCAGCAGCGCCGACAGCGAGTTCGAGCAGCTCTTCGGCGCCCGCCCGCCCGCGCTCTCCGCCCTCGACGCCGGGGCGACCGCGGCGATCGATCAGTCGCCGACCACGCCGCTGGCGTTCCTCGAGACGGCACCCGACCCCGAACCGGAGCCGGCGCCCGAGCCCGCGCAGGTGAGTCTCGAGCGCCGCCGCGCGGAGATCGACTCCCTCACCCGGCAGGACCCGAAGCGCACCGCCGACCTGCTGCGCACCCTCATCGACGACAGGCAGCAGGTATGA
- the fliS gene encoding flagellar export chaperone FliS, producing MNAALRAQQRYRDDAVLSAPPERLVTMLYDRLLLDIERGESAQRSEDWEEANAQLQHAQAIVSELSSSLTDEWSGSAGLRSLYVFLSQTLIGANIGRDPERTRACHEIIAPLREAWHEAARTVAEARS from the coding sequence ATGAACGCCGCCCTGCGTGCCCAACAGCGCTACCGCGACGACGCCGTGCTGTCCGCACCGCCCGAGCGCCTGGTGACGATGCTCTACGACCGTCTCCTGCTCGACATCGAGCGCGGGGAGAGTGCACAGCGCTCCGAGGACTGGGAGGAGGCCAACGCCCAGCTCCAGCACGCACAGGCGATCGTCTCGGAACTGTCGTCATCGCTCACCGACGAGTGGAGCGGCAGCGCCGGCCTGCGCTCGCTGTACGTGTTCCTCTCGCAGACCCTCATCGGAGCGAACATCGGTCGCGACCCCGAGCGCACGCGCGCCTGTCATGAGATCATCGCCCCGCTGCGGGAGGCGTGGCACGAGGCCGCCCGCACTGTCGCCGAGGCGCGATCGTGA
- the fliD gene encoding flagellar filament capping protein FliD produces MSLSLDGLVSGLKTTEVIKALMDVAAIPRSLLKAKMDDKNGVVTQLRTLNTAVQNLATAAEKAATRDGLARFTTTSSSPTVTVATRTGAAALSADIVVDKVAKNHTIVSAVSTGWPADPPVITLENAKGERRQVTADSSSMQDVARAVNEAGFGIVATAVPAGRDAAGNMQHRLQLRAADSGEAGQFRAYSADIAAVAAGTASDISTEAGAAVIDVGADAQVRLWAGTSAEQVLTSSSNTFTDLFDGVDVTVSAVSTAPVTIGVAVDTAARTKASADFIAAVKDILTRIDNGSKATVAAKQGDKTTLGVFTGDSAVRGLRTAIADAVQHPVNGVSPSTIGISTDMYGVLSFDEEKFAEALAKDPDAVAGLFSDIASRVQDTSKVYSDKYDGLLTTRITGQESEVKGLGEQMERWDVRLAQRKSTLERTYARLEVMLSQLQSQSSYLSSQIAALPGSSSNSGK; encoded by the coding sequence ATGTCCCTCTCACTCGACGGACTCGTCTCCGGCCTGAAGACCACCGAGGTCATCAAGGCGCTGATGGATGTCGCGGCCATCCCCCGTTCGCTGCTCAAGGCGAAGATGGACGACAAGAACGGCGTCGTCACCCAGCTCCGGACGCTGAACACCGCGGTGCAGAACCTCGCCACGGCTGCAGAGAAGGCCGCGACGCGCGACGGGCTGGCCCGCTTCACGACCACGTCGTCGTCCCCCACCGTCACCGTCGCCACCCGCACCGGCGCCGCTGCGCTCTCCGCCGACATCGTCGTCGACAAGGTCGCCAAGAACCACACCATCGTCTCCGCCGTCTCCACCGGCTGGCCCGCAGACCCTCCCGTGATCACCCTGGAGAACGCGAAAGGCGAGCGCCGGCAGGTGACGGCTGACTCCTCCTCGATGCAGGACGTCGCACGTGCGGTGAACGAAGCCGGCTTCGGGATCGTCGCCACCGCCGTTCCCGCCGGGCGCGATGCTGCCGGGAACATGCAGCACCGCCTGCAACTGCGCGCCGCCGATTCCGGAGAAGCCGGACAGTTCCGCGCCTACAGCGCAGACATCGCCGCCGTCGCGGCGGGCACCGCCTCCGACATCTCCACCGAAGCGGGAGCAGCCGTGATCGATGTCGGCGCCGACGCCCAGGTGCGGCTGTGGGCCGGCACCAGCGCCGAGCAGGTGCTGACCTCATCGAGCAACACCTTCACCGACCTGTTCGACGGTGTCGACGTGACCGTCTCCGCTGTCTCGACCGCCCCCGTCACCATCGGCGTCGCGGTCGACACCGCTGCGCGCACCAAGGCCTCCGCCGACTTCATCGCCGCGGTCAAGGACATCCTGACCCGCATCGACAACGGCTCGAAGGCCACCGTCGCCGCCAAGCAGGGAGACAAGACCACGCTGGGCGTCTTCACCGGCGACAGCGCGGTCCGTGGGCTCCGAACGGCCATCGCCGACGCGGTGCAGCACCCGGTGAACGGTGTCTCCCCCTCGACGATCGGCATCTCGACCGACATGTACGGCGTGCTGAGCTTCGATGAGGAGAAGTTCGCCGAGGCGCTCGCGAAGGACCCGGACGCCGTCGCCGGGTTGTTCTCCGACATCGCCTCGCGTGTGCAGGACACCTCGAAGGTCTACTCCGACAAGTACGACGGCCTGCTCACCACACGCATCACCGGGCAGGAGAGCGAGGTCAAGGGTCTCGGCGAGCAGATGGAGCGGTGGGACGTGCGTCTCGCGCAGCGCAAGTCGACCCTCGAGCGCACCTACGCGCGCCTCGAGGTCATGCTGTCGCAGCTGCAGTCGCAGTCCTCGTACCTGTCGTCGCAGATCGCCGCCCTGCCGGGCTCGAGCTCGAACTCGGGGAAGTGA
- a CDS encoding flagellar basal body rod protein FlgB, which translates to MFDSVTINALTSALDGLAQRQRAISDNIANINTPNYHAKRVQFEEALARSIDAGDGRVGATVGTSLEPTRLNGNNVNLDTETLSSIDTMLRYQFATQAVNGSFTSMRTAMRTS; encoded by the coding sequence GTGTTCGATTCTGTGACCATCAACGCGCTGACGAGCGCGCTCGACGGCCTCGCGCAGCGCCAGCGCGCGATCTCCGACAACATCGCCAACATCAACACTCCGAACTACCACGCCAAGCGTGTGCAGTTCGAAGAGGCGCTCGCACGCTCGATCGATGCGGGCGACGGTCGGGTCGGCGCGACGGTCGGCACCTCGCTCGAGCCCACGCGCCTGAACGGCAACAACGTCAACCTCGACACCGAGACGCTTTCCAGCATCGACACGATGCTGCGCTACCAGTTCGCGACGCAGGCCGTGAACGGCTCGTTCACATCGATGCGCACCGCGATGAGGACCTCATGA
- the fliG gene encoding flagellar motor switch protein FliG encodes MTGLTDRQTAAVVLMNLDRAQAIEVMKHLSESEAEAVAAEIIDLQNLDAATTAQALGQFHRIASGHLPPARGGRDIAAGLLEATFGAERAAAVLGRVGSSSMNSSFEFLGSADPAQLATLLDGELPQTVALVLAHLPTDRAAAVLAALPDPTRTDVAHGIATMGTASQEAISIVADALKARTGTFAARDTPEVLGGVEPLVEIIARSGATVEKALLASIEDRDSALAEDIRSRMFTFADIVKLDDRDTQRVLRGMDIRSLALALKGAHQPIADLIRRNVSERNRENLDEEARTLGPVRVSQVEEARAEIVRTIRALEAAGDITVQRADEDEYVY; translated from the coding sequence ATGACCGGACTGACCGATCGGCAGACGGCGGCCGTCGTGCTCATGAACCTCGATCGCGCACAGGCCATCGAGGTGATGAAGCACCTCTCCGAGTCCGAGGCGGAGGCCGTCGCCGCCGAGATCATCGACCTGCAGAACCTGGATGCGGCGACCACCGCGCAGGCTCTCGGGCAGTTCCACCGGATCGCCTCCGGACACCTGCCACCGGCCCGTGGCGGCCGCGACATCGCCGCGGGACTGCTGGAGGCGACGTTCGGCGCCGAGCGCGCGGCTGCCGTGCTGGGCAGGGTCGGTTCGTCCTCGATGAACTCCTCCTTCGAGTTCCTCGGCTCCGCCGACCCTGCGCAGCTGGCGACGCTGCTGGACGGCGAGCTCCCGCAGACGGTCGCCCTCGTGCTCGCCCACCTGCCGACCGACCGCGCCGCAGCGGTCCTGGCCGCGCTTCCCGACCCCACGCGCACCGACGTCGCCCACGGGATCGCGACGATGGGGACTGCGTCGCAGGAGGCGATCTCGATCGTGGCCGATGCGCTCAAGGCTCGGACCGGGACCTTCGCCGCACGCGACACCCCCGAGGTGCTGGGCGGGGTGGAGCCTCTGGTCGAGATCATCGCCCGTTCGGGAGCCACGGTCGAGAAGGCGCTGCTGGCGAGCATCGAAGACAGGGACAGCGCGCTCGCGGAGGACATCCGCTCGCGCATGTTCACCTTCGCCGACATCGTCAAGCTCGACGACCGCGACACCCAGCGCGTACTGCGGGGCATGGACATCCGCTCGCTCGCGCTGGCACTGAAGGGCGCGCACCAGCCGATCGCCGACCTCATCCGCCGCAACGTCTCCGAGCGCAACAGGGAGAACCTCGACGAGGAGGCCCGCACGCTCGGCCCCGTGCGCGTGTCGCAGGTCGAAGAGGCCAGAGCCGAGATCGTCCGCACGATCCGCGCGCTCGAAGCGGCCGGGGACATCACGGTGCAACGCGCCGACGAGGACGAGTATGTCTACTGA
- the flgN gene encoding flagellar export chaperone FlgN: MGANELSIQLWRERELLEMLLFKLDEQQLLLAAGRSQWIQFAAREIDQVLDRLRGAGLARTVEVATVAEEWGAPEVSTIRELIEHAPEGAWQEVFADHLRALTKLAAEVEQMRDANAEQLSGVLRATQETIAALGHDTGEYTTKGDRARDDAARIIDTEM; the protein is encoded by the coding sequence ATGGGAGCCAACGAACTATCGATACAGCTGTGGCGCGAGCGTGAACTGCTCGAGATGCTGCTGTTCAAGCTCGACGAGCAGCAGCTGCTTCTCGCCGCCGGCCGATCCCAATGGATCCAGTTTGCCGCGCGGGAGATCGATCAGGTCCTCGACAGGCTGCGCGGCGCGGGACTCGCCCGCACCGTCGAGGTCGCCACCGTCGCGGAGGAGTGGGGGGCTCCCGAGGTCTCGACCATTCGCGAACTGATCGAGCACGCGCCCGAAGGGGCATGGCAGGAGGTCTTCGCCGACCATCTGCGTGCGCTCACCAAGCTCGCCGCCGAGGTCGAGCAGATGCGCGACGCCAACGCGGAGCAGCTCAGCGGAGTGCTCCGCGCCACGCAGGAGACGATCGCCGCACTCGGGCACGACACCGGCGAGTACACGACCAAGGGTGACCGCGCCCGCGACGACGCCGCGCGCATCATCGACACCGAGATGTGA
- a CDS encoding sigma-70 family RNA polymerase sigma factor: MSSRAERNLLIESNLPLVGYLAAETHSRATHIPRDELAAVGALALVTAAEAFDPELGVPFGAYARRRILGAFADEMRSMDWASRGIRKRIKETVAVRDALTAGFGRTATAAEVATAMGVPKDVVIEALGDAARTLTTLDEPSARDVAAEIPLPEESALVGERREVLEQAVAALPERMRRIVLAVYFDERPVKEIAEELGVTHSAVSQQRSEAIRLLRDALDRYFAEGSTPAATTRVSLAAREAYFTRIADGAGSRIAGAFRESAAV; encoded by the coding sequence ATGTCGTCGCGCGCTGAGCGCAATCTGCTCATCGAGAGCAACCTCCCTCTGGTCGGATACCTCGCCGCCGAGACCCACTCCCGAGCCACCCACATCCCCCGCGACGAACTCGCCGCCGTCGGAGCCCTCGCGCTCGTGACCGCCGCCGAAGCCTTCGACCCCGAACTCGGCGTGCCCTTCGGCGCCTACGCCCGTCGCCGCATCCTCGGGGCTTTCGCCGACGAGATGCGCTCGATGGACTGGGCGTCGCGCGGCATCCGCAAGCGCATCAAGGAGACCGTCGCCGTGCGCGACGCCCTGACCGCCGGCTTCGGCAGGACGGCGACGGCCGCCGAGGTCGCCACGGCGATGGGCGTGCCGAAGGACGTCGTGATCGAAGCGCTCGGCGATGCCGCCAGGACCCTGACGACGCTCGATGAGCCTTCGGCACGTGATGTCGCCGCGGAGATCCCCCTCCCCGAGGAATCGGCACTGGTCGGCGAACGGCGCGAAGTGCTCGAACAGGCCGTCGCCGCCCTTCCCGAGCGCATGCGCCGCATCGTGCTGGCCGTCTACTTCGACGAACGCCCCGTCAAGGAGATCGCCGAGGAGCTGGGGGTGACGCACTCCGCGGTGTCGCAGCAGCGTTCGGAGGCGATCCGACTCCTGCGCGACGCCCTGGATCGATACTTCGCCGAGGGCTCGACACCGGCTGCCACGACCCGGGTCTCCCTCGCCGCCCGCGAGGCGTACTTCACCCGGATCGCCGACGGCGCCGGTTCCCGGATCGCCGGCGCCTTCCGAGAATCGGCCGCCGTCTGA